In Microbacterium pumilum, the following proteins share a genomic window:
- a CDS encoding DUF445 domain-containing protein, with protein sequence MARTPTALLSSADQDRRRGLQLMKGIALGALLLSAAVFAFAFAFEEQIPWLVYVRAAAEGAMVGALADWFAVTALFRHPLGIPIPHTAIIPRRKDEIGRTLGEFVETEFLRGDVVRTKLEGTAIATKLGEWLREPVHAERVTAEGSVMASGILEALSDDDVRDVIEDLAREHLIAPDWGPPLGGWLDRIIESGAHHGAVDMGIDSIGTWLESNHSSFTGLVSRRLPSWVPSVAHRFVDDTVYNEAVKFIAAVQADPQHPARIAIDGYLSRLADNLQHDPATIGRLEDAKVTLFDSPRVRELAGEAWNTAKAGLLASLADPQSGLRRRAATAIAEIGDRLTTDAALQHRVDTWVTDAAVFLVDRYRSDIASIITDTVERWDPAETTEKIELMVGRDLQYIRLNGTIVGALAGLAIFSLAHALLG encoded by the coding sequence ATGGCGCGCACCCCCACGGCTCTGCTGAGTTCGGCCGATCAGGACCGCCGCCGCGGCCTGCAGCTCATGAAGGGCATCGCGCTCGGCGCGCTGCTGCTGTCGGCTGCGGTCTTCGCCTTCGCGTTCGCCTTCGAAGAGCAGATCCCCTGGCTCGTGTATGTACGCGCCGCCGCCGAAGGCGCGATGGTCGGCGCGCTGGCGGACTGGTTCGCCGTCACCGCCCTCTTCCGGCATCCGCTCGGCATCCCGATCCCTCACACCGCGATCATTCCGAGGCGCAAGGACGAAATCGGCCGCACCCTCGGCGAGTTCGTCGAGACCGAGTTCCTGCGCGGGGATGTCGTGCGCACGAAGCTCGAAGGAACGGCGATCGCGACGAAGCTCGGCGAATGGCTGCGCGAGCCCGTCCATGCCGAGCGGGTCACGGCCGAAGGCTCGGTCATGGCGTCGGGCATCCTCGAGGCGCTGAGCGACGACGACGTACGGGACGTGATCGAAGACCTCGCCCGTGAGCACCTCATCGCGCCCGACTGGGGACCCCCACTCGGTGGGTGGCTCGATCGCATCATCGAGTCGGGCGCGCACCACGGCGCCGTCGACATGGGTATCGACAGCATCGGGACGTGGCTCGAGTCCAACCACTCCTCCTTCACGGGGCTCGTGTCGCGGCGACTGCCGTCGTGGGTCCCCTCGGTGGCGCACCGCTTCGTGGACGACACCGTCTACAACGAGGCGGTGAAGTTCATCGCGGCCGTCCAGGCCGATCCGCAGCATCCTGCCCGTATCGCGATCGATGGCTACCTCTCACGCCTCGCCGACAATCTGCAGCACGATCCGGCAACCATCGGTCGTCTCGAGGACGCGAAGGTCACGCTTTTCGACAGCCCACGCGTGCGTGAGCTCGCCGGTGAGGCCTGGAACACCGCGAAGGCCGGGCTGCTCGCATCCCTCGCCGATCCGCAGAGCGGACTGCGTCGCCGCGCCGCCACGGCGATCGCCGAGATCGGCGACCGGCTGACGACGGATGCCGCGCTCCAGCATCGCGTCGACACCTGGGTGACGGATGCCGCAGTGTTCCTCGTCGACCGCTACCGCAGCGACATCGCCTCGATCATCACCGACACGGTGGAGCGGTGGGATCCCGCCGAAACGACGGAGAAGATCGAGCTGATGGTGGGCCGCGACCTGCAGTACATCCGCCTCAATGGCACGATCGTCGGCGCGCTCGCCGGACTCGCCATCTTCTCGCTGGCTCACGCGCTGCTCGGATGA
- a CDS encoding gamma-glutamylcyclotransferase family protein encodes MAADPLLFSYGTLQNPDVQLEIFGRVVEAEDDVLPGHRVDYAEIEDARIIDLSGASVHPIVRATGNQLDKVVGKVLRVTEDELDASDEYEVSIYRRASVVLASGRSAWVYVAD; translated from the coding sequence GTGGCCGCCGACCCGCTCCTCTTCAGCTACGGGACCCTCCAGAATCCCGATGTTCAGCTCGAGATCTTCGGGCGCGTCGTCGAGGCGGAGGATGACGTCCTCCCCGGCCACAGGGTGGACTACGCCGAGATCGAGGATGCGCGGATCATCGACCTGTCAGGGGCCTCGGTCCATCCGATCGTGCGAGCGACCGGCAACCAGCTCGACAAGGTCGTCGGCAAGGTGCTGCGGGTGACCGAGGACGAACTCGACGCCTCGGACGAGTACGAGGTGTCGATCTATCGCCGAGCTTCGGTGGTCCTCGCCTCCGGCCGATCTGCCTGGGTGTACGTGGCCGACTGA
- a CDS encoding arginase family protein translates to MALVHDPLWPRAGGWPAPEAVAGRVDAAIMGVPAWRTSLSPTGAHATPAAVREALARYSPTLLGPPPVDLNEALRIIDAGDVPEPDGPAGEASVRALVQQLVGRADLVIALGGDNSATYAVAQGAAAEGLITIDAHFDLRDGVSNGSPVRRLVEDGLDPRRIVQLGIADFANSVAYAQRAAEWGITVVSLDEVRRRGAAEVAAAALAIAGAEDGSVHLDIDVDVCDRSVAPGCPASVPGGLAAWELRALVRALAGDARVASADIVEVDATADAPDARTVRLAALCVLELLAGKAART, encoded by the coding sequence ATGGCTCTCGTCCACGATCCTCTCTGGCCGCGGGCCGGCGGCTGGCCGGCCCCCGAAGCCGTCGCCGGGCGGGTGGATGCCGCGATCATGGGCGTGCCCGCATGGCGCACGTCCCTCTCCCCCACGGGCGCGCACGCCACGCCGGCTGCCGTGCGCGAGGCGCTGGCGCGCTACAGCCCCACCCTGCTCGGGCCGCCGCCGGTCGACCTGAACGAGGCGCTGCGGATCATCGATGCGGGCGACGTGCCGGAGCCCGATGGACCCGCGGGCGAGGCATCCGTCCGCGCTCTGGTGCAGCAGCTCGTGGGCCGTGCCGACCTCGTGATCGCGCTCGGCGGCGACAACTCTGCGACGTACGCGGTCGCGCAGGGCGCGGCGGCTGAGGGGCTCATCACGATCGACGCGCACTTCGACCTGCGCGACGGCGTCTCGAACGGCTCGCCGGTGCGCAGGCTCGTCGAAGACGGGCTCGATCCGCGGCGGATCGTGCAGCTCGGCATCGCCGACTTCGCGAACTCGGTCGCCTACGCGCAGCGCGCCGCGGAGTGGGGCATCACCGTCGTGTCCCTCGACGAGGTCCGGCGCCGCGGTGCCGCCGAGGTGGCGGCCGCGGCGCTCGCCATCGCGGGCGCCGAGGACGGATCGGTACACCTCGACATCGACGTGGACGTGTGCGACCGCTCGGTCGCCCCGGGTTGCCCCGCGTCGGTGCCCGGAGGACTCGCTGCGTGGGAGCTCAGAGCGCTCGTGCGCGCTCTCGCCGGCGACGCGCGCGTGGCGAGCGCCGACATCGTCGAGGTCGACGCCACCGCCGACGCTCCCGACGCCAGAACCGTGCGACTCGCGGCACTGTGCGTTCTCGAACTCCTCGCCGGAAAGGCTGCGCGCACATGA
- a CDS encoding SixA phosphatase family protein gives MTSTPDRSDPASIRLVLIRHAKSDWGDSSLDDHDRPLGERGLRDAPRMARELTESGFRPDVILSSTALRARTTAEAFAAELGVAVTLDPELYGASASTLLAIAAGSGALSVVLVAHDPGMSVLAGRLSGGRIEHMPTCAVATFQWDTRDWDVVDSIEPTDWTFDSPR, from the coding sequence ATGACCTCCACACCGGATCGCTCCGATCCCGCCTCGATCCGGCTCGTCCTCATCCGTCATGCCAAGTCGGACTGGGGCGACTCCTCGCTCGACGATCACGACCGCCCACTGGGCGAACGCGGACTGCGGGATGCCCCACGCATGGCGCGAGAACTCACCGAGTCGGGCTTCCGGCCCGACGTCATCCTCTCGAGCACGGCACTGCGGGCACGGACGACCGCAGAGGCCTTCGCAGCCGAACTCGGGGTCGCGGTGACACTCGATCCCGAGCTGTACGGCGCATCCGCGAGCACACTGCTCGCGATAGCGGCAGGCAGCGGGGCTCTCTCCGTCGTGCTCGTCGCCCACGACCCTGGCATGAGCGTGCTCGCCGGACGTCTGTCCGGGGGCCGCATCGAGCACATGCCCACGTGCGCGGTCGCGACCTTCCAGTGGGACACCCGTGACTGGGATGTCGTGGACTCGATCGAGCCGACGGATTGGACGTTCGACTCACCGCGGTGA
- the hutI gene encoding imidazolonepropionase, producing MTTLITNIGELTTNVAVAGDPCGTRTEAAVLVEGGRIAWVGSAADAEKRLSGRNIPQRAMPESNGGFASPPARPATADPLPVVEQGAERRDETRPTDVTVVDAGGKAVIPGFVDSHTHIVFGGDRADEFEARMAGTPYAAGGIRRTVAATRAASDDELRRRLAGFVAELRAQGTTTFEIKTGYGLTVEDEARLARLAAEVTPEVTFLGAHVVPAEFADRRDDYVDLVCGEMMHAVAPHSRWVDVFCERGAFDPGESRRVLTAGIAHGLEARVHGNQLGSGDGVQLAVAVGAASVDHCTYLDDADVAALAGSHTVATLLPGVEFSTRQPYPDARRLLDAGVTVAIASDCNPGSSFTSSMPLMIALAVREMGMTTAEAVWAATAGGATALRRNDIGAIAPGRRADLVLLDAPTRTHLAYRPGVPLIAAVWKDGIAG from the coding sequence ATGACCACCCTCATCACGAACATCGGCGAACTGACGACCAACGTCGCCGTCGCCGGAGACCCGTGCGGCACGCGCACCGAGGCCGCCGTGCTTGTCGAGGGCGGCCGGATCGCGTGGGTCGGTTCCGCGGCCGACGCCGAGAAGCGCCTTTCCGGACGAAACATCCCGCAGCGCGCGATGCCTGAGTCGAATGGCGGATTCGCGAGCCCACCGGCGCGACCCGCCACCGCGGATCCGCTTCCGGTCGTCGAGCAGGGAGCGGAGCGACGAGACGAAACGCGCCCAACCGACGTCACCGTCGTGGATGCCGGCGGCAAGGCCGTCATCCCCGGATTCGTCGACAGCCACACCCATATCGTCTTCGGCGGCGATCGCGCCGACGAGTTCGAGGCGCGGATGGCGGGCACACCGTATGCCGCGGGGGGAATACGCCGCACGGTCGCGGCGACGCGCGCAGCGAGCGACGACGAGCTGCGGCGGCGACTTGCCGGGTTCGTGGCTGAGCTGCGCGCTCAGGGCACGACCACGTTCGAGATCAAGACCGGATATGGGCTCACCGTCGAGGACGAGGCACGACTGGCGCGGCTCGCCGCAGAGGTGACGCCGGAGGTCACGTTCCTCGGCGCCCATGTCGTCCCGGCCGAGTTCGCCGATCGCCGCGACGACTACGTCGACCTGGTATGCGGCGAGATGATGCACGCTGTCGCCCCGCACAGCCGGTGGGTCGACGTGTTCTGCGAGCGAGGGGCGTTCGATCCGGGCGAGAGCCGCCGGGTGCTGACGGCGGGCATCGCGCACGGCCTTGAAGCCCGGGTGCACGGCAATCAGCTGGGCTCCGGCGACGGCGTGCAGCTGGCCGTCGCAGTGGGCGCGGCATCCGTCGATCACTGCACGTATCTCGACGACGCGGATGTCGCGGCCCTCGCCGGGTCGCACACAGTGGCGACGCTGCTGCCGGGCGTCGAATTCTCGACGCGTCAGCCGTACCCCGACGCTCGTCGCCTGCTCGATGCGGGCGTGACGGTGGCGATCGCGAGCGACTGCAACCCCGGCTCGAGCTTCACGAGCTCGATGCCCCTGATGATCGCGCTCGCGGTGCGCGAGATGGGCATGACGACCGCGGAGGCGGTGTGGGCCGCCACGGCGGGTGGCGCCACGGCGCTGCGACGCAATGACATCGGGGCCATCGCGCCCGGCAGACGCGCCGACCTCGTGCTCCTGGATGCGCCGACCCGCACGCACCTCGCCTACCGACCCGGAGTCCCGCTCATCGCGGCCGTCTGGAAGGACGGAATCGCGGGCTGA
- the hutU gene encoding urocanate hydratase, translating into MQTQTRVVRAARGAERTAKSWGAEAAKRMLMNNLDPEVAEHPEDLVVYGGTGKAARTWEAYDAIVRTLDELEPDETLLVQSGKPVGVFRTHEWAPRVLIANSNLVGDWATWPEFRRLEELGLTMYGQMTAGSWIYIGTQGILQGTYETFVAVARSLGREDLTGTLTLTAGCGGMGGAQPLAVTMNGGAVLIVDVDESRLARRVEHGYLDEYTTDLDAAIARVVAAKDAGEALSVGVVGNAAEVFGDLLLRGVPIDVVTDQTSAHDPLAYLPVGIAFEDWKAEADRDPEGFTARARGSMAKHVAAMVGFQDAGAEVFDYGNSIRREAQLGGFERAFEFPGFVPAYIRPQFAEGRGPFRWVALSGDPEDIRKTDEAVKALFPDNAGLIRWLDKAADAVHFEGLPARICWLGYKERHLAGLKFNEMVASGELSAPIVIGRDHLDSGSVASPYRETEAMADGSDAIADWPLLNALLNTSSGASWVSIHHGGGVGIGRSIHAGQVTVADGTALAAEKLERVLTNDPGTGVMRHVDAGYDRAKEVARERGLKIPML; encoded by the coding sequence ATGCAGACTCAGACCCGGGTTGTCCGCGCCGCGCGCGGCGCCGAGCGCACCGCCAAGAGCTGGGGGGCCGAGGCCGCCAAGCGCATGCTCATGAACAACCTCGACCCCGAGGTCGCCGAGCACCCCGAAGACCTCGTCGTCTACGGCGGAACGGGCAAGGCCGCCCGCACGTGGGAGGCGTACGACGCGATCGTCCGCACCCTCGACGAGCTCGAGCCCGACGAGACGCTGCTCGTGCAGTCGGGCAAGCCGGTCGGCGTGTTCCGCACGCACGAGTGGGCGCCTCGAGTGCTGATCGCCAACTCGAACCTCGTCGGCGACTGGGCGACGTGGCCCGAGTTCCGGCGCCTCGAAGAGCTCGGCCTCACGATGTACGGCCAGATGACGGCCGGTTCGTGGATCTACATCGGCACGCAGGGCATCCTGCAGGGCACGTACGAGACGTTCGTCGCGGTCGCGCGAAGCCTCGGTCGTGAGGACCTCACCGGGACCCTGACCCTGACGGCAGGATGCGGCGGAATGGGCGGCGCGCAGCCGCTGGCCGTGACCATGAACGGCGGCGCGGTGCTGATCGTGGATGTCGACGAGTCGCGGCTCGCCCGCCGGGTCGAGCACGGCTACCTCGACGAGTACACGACCGACCTCGACGCTGCGATCGCGCGCGTCGTCGCCGCCAAGGATGCCGGCGAGGCGCTCTCGGTCGGGGTCGTCGGCAACGCCGCCGAGGTCTTCGGTGACCTGCTGCTCCGCGGCGTGCCGATCGACGTCGTCACCGACCAGACCAGCGCCCACGACCCGCTCGCGTATCTGCCGGTCGGCATCGCGTTCGAGGACTGGAAGGCCGAAGCGGACCGCGACCCGGAGGGATTCACCGCTCGCGCGCGCGGCAGCATGGCCAAGCACGTGGCCGCGATGGTCGGGTTCCAGGATGCCGGAGCCGAGGTGTTCGACTACGGCAACTCGATCCGCCGCGAGGCGCAGCTGGGCGGCTTCGAGCGGGCGTTCGAGTTCCCGGGATTCGTGCCTGCCTACATCCGCCCGCAGTTCGCCGAGGGGCGCGGTCCCTTCCGGTGGGTCGCCCTGTCGGGAGACCCCGAAGACATCCGCAAGACCGATGAGGCCGTCAAGGCGCTCTTCCCCGACAATGCGGGGCTCATCCGCTGGCTCGACAAAGCAGCCGACGCTGTGCACTTCGAAGGACTGCCCGCCCGCATCTGCTGGCTCGGGTACAAGGAGCGCCATCTCGCCGGGCTGAAGTTCAACGAGATGGTCGCCTCGGGCGAGCTCTCGGCGCCGATCGTGATCGGCCGCGACCACCTCGATTCGGGCTCGGTCGCGTCCCCCTACCGCGAGACCGAGGCCATGGCAGATGGCTCGGACGCCATCGCGGACTGGCCCCTGTTGAACGCACTGCTCAACACGTCGAGCGGCGCATCGTGGGTATCGATCCACCACGGCGGCGGCGTCGGCATCGGCCGCAGCATCCACGCCGGACAGGTCACCGTCGCGGACGGCACTGCCCTCGCGGCCGAGAAGCTCGAGCGAGTGCTCACCAACGACCCGGGAACCGGCGTCATGCGTCACGTCGACGCCGGCTACGACCGGGCGAAGGAGGTCGCGCGCGAGCGGGGCCTCAAGATTCCGATGCTGTGA
- the hutH gene encoding histidine ammonia-lyase codes for MTTVTETLRSVGTVVVGAAPLRPEDVVAVARHDARVELDPAAMVRVAASRALVEGLADDPEPHYGISTGFGALATTFIAPERRLQLQVSLIRSHAAGTGAEVEREVVRALQLLRLQTLATAHTGVRPVVVEMYAAMLNAGITPIVREYGSLGCSGDLAPLSHVALAAMGEGRVRDGSGAEVDAAEALAAASLTPLELREKEGLALINGTDGMLGMLLLALHDLSLLLDTADVAAALSIESQLATDAVFAADLMALRPQVGQAASAANLRAYLADSPIMASHREPAVCTRVQDAYSLRCAPQVHGAARDTVDYARMIAFRELSSAVDNPVITDDGRVESNGNFHGAPIAYVLDFLAIAVADVASISERRTDRALDPARSHGLPPFLAHEVGVDSGLMIAQYAAAGIVSELKRLAAPASVDSIPSSAMQEDHVSMGWAAARKLRRAIDGLARVLAIEVLTGARAVDLRSPLEPGPATGAVRDLVRTVADGPGADRYLSPDMEAVTELVLSGAVVAAATTTASITDATRRADETEGGVSRP; via the coding sequence ATGACCACCGTCACCGAAACCCTGCGCTCCGTCGGCACCGTCGTCGTCGGGGCCGCGCCGCTGCGGCCCGAAGACGTCGTCGCCGTCGCACGCCACGACGCCCGCGTCGAGCTCGACCCTGCTGCAATGGTGCGCGTCGCGGCATCCCGCGCTCTGGTCGAGGGCCTCGCCGACGATCCCGAGCCGCACTACGGCATCTCCACCGGCTTCGGTGCGCTCGCGACCACGTTCATCGCGCCCGAACGCCGCCTGCAGCTGCAGGTCAGCCTCATCCGCTCGCACGCGGCGGGCACCGGCGCCGAGGTGGAGCGCGAGGTGGTGCGCGCGCTGCAGCTGCTCCGTCTGCAGACGCTCGCCACGGCGCACACCGGCGTGCGCCCGGTCGTGGTCGAGATGTACGCCGCGATGCTCAACGCCGGGATCACGCCGATCGTCCGCGAGTACGGCTCACTTGGCTGCTCTGGAGACCTCGCACCGCTCTCGCACGTGGCCCTTGCGGCGATGGGCGAGGGACGCGTGCGCGACGGCTCAGGCGCCGAGGTCGATGCCGCCGAGGCGTTGGCCGCGGCATCCCTCACCCCGCTCGAACTGCGCGAGAAGGAGGGCCTCGCGCTCATCAACGGCACCGACGGCATGCTCGGGATGCTGCTGCTCGCGCTGCACGACCTGTCCTTGCTGCTCGACACGGCCGATGTCGCGGCCGCACTCTCGATCGAGAGCCAGCTGGCGACGGATGCCGTCTTCGCGGCCGATCTCATGGCGCTGCGTCCCCAGGTCGGGCAGGCGGCATCCGCTGCGAATCTGCGCGCCTACCTCGCGGACTCGCCGATCATGGCCTCGCACCGAGAACCCGCGGTCTGCACCCGCGTGCAGGACGCGTACTCGCTGCGCTGCGCGCCGCAGGTGCACGGTGCGGCACGCGACACCGTCGATTACGCGCGGATGATCGCCTTCCGTGAGCTGTCTTCGGCCGTCGACAACCCCGTCATCACCGACGATGGCCGGGTCGAGTCGAACGGCAACTTCCACGGTGCGCCTATCGCGTATGTGCTCGACTTCCTCGCCATCGCGGTCGCGGATGTCGCGTCGATCTCGGAGCGACGCACCGATCGCGCCCTCGATCCCGCCCGCAGCCACGGGCTGCCGCCGTTCCTCGCCCACGAGGTGGGCGTCGACTCGGGCCTCATGATCGCGCAGTACGCGGCGGCGGGGATCGTGTCGGAGCTCAAGCGGCTCGCGGCGCCGGCATCCGTCGACTCGATCCCGTCCTCGGCGATGCAGGAGGATCACGTGTCGATGGGCTGGGCGGCCGCACGAAAGCTGCGGCGTGCGATCGACGGGCTCGCCCGGGTGCTCGCGATCGAGGTGCTCACCGGCGCCCGCGCCGTCGACCTGCGTTCGCCGCTCGAGCCCGGCCCCGCCACCGGTGCGGTGCGCGACCTCGTTCGCACCGTCGCGGATGGTCCCGGTGCCGACCGCTACCTCTCACCCGACATGGAGGCCGTGACCGAGCTCGTCCTCTCCGGCGCCGTCGTCGCCGCCGCAACCACCACAGCCTCGATTACGGACGCGACACGCCGCGCCGACGAAACGGAAGGCGGCGTGTCCCGTCCGTAA
- a CDS encoding IclR family transcriptional regulator has translation MSDNSPASESPGRPQVPAADQTLRILTFLARQRGPIAASTLATHLGIPRSSMYHLLATLEEHGFVVHVPSERRWGLGTAAFELAGGYARQQPLARLGRPLVAALADRTGESAHLAVMTGSDVLYIVEERAPRRPALVTDVGVRLPAHLTATGRAMLAALPREQVRALYPGSASFADRTGRGPRRPGELREVLRQVRVDGFATEDGEVTLGLRSVGVAVRDHAGWPVAAVAVTWPDDSAQQASTFAALLEAAAAELRRRLYGSGAGVSAR, from the coding sequence ATGTCAGACAACTCCCCGGCATCCGAATCCCCCGGACGCCCACAGGTGCCCGCAGCCGATCAGACGCTGCGGATCCTCACGTTCCTCGCGCGACAGCGCGGACCGATCGCGGCGTCCACGCTCGCCACGCACCTCGGCATCCCGCGTTCGAGCATGTACCACCTGCTCGCCACGCTCGAAGAGCACGGGTTCGTCGTGCATGTCCCCTCCGAACGGCGCTGGGGGCTCGGAACCGCGGCGTTCGAGCTCGCGGGTGGCTACGCCCGGCAGCAGCCGCTGGCCCGGCTGGGCCGCCCGCTCGTCGCCGCGCTCGCCGACCGCACCGGCGAGAGCGCGCACCTGGCGGTCATGACGGGCAGCGACGTCCTCTACATCGTCGAGGAGCGCGCGCCGCGCCGTCCCGCACTGGTGACGGATGTCGGAGTGCGCCTGCCCGCGCACCTCACCGCCACGGGCCGAGCCATGCTCGCCGCGCTCCCCCGCGAGCAGGTGAGAGCCCTGTATCCAGGCAGCGCGTCGTTCGCCGATCGCACCGGACGCGGCCCGCGCCGGCCGGGCGAGCTGCGCGAGGTGCTGCGCCAGGTGCGCGTCGACGGATTCGCCACCGAGGACGGCGAGGTGACACTCGGTCTGCGCTCCGTCGGCGTCGCGGTTCGCGACCATGCCGGCTGGCCGGTCGCCGCGGTGGCGGTCACCTGGCCCGACGACAGCGCACAGCAGGCTTCGACTTTCGCCGCATTGCTGGAGGCGGCCGCGGCCGAGCTCCGACGGCGCCTCTATGGCTCGGGGGCCGGCGTCAGCGCACGATGA
- a CDS encoding LacI family DNA-binding transcriptional regulator — MAKSPTVEDVARVAGVSRQTVSNVLNSPGIVKGSTRERVESAIAELGYRPHAAARMLRTRRSSTIGIHLDPYAGGVSGVVLDRFVHALTERASERGMRMLVYAARSPEEELARLAELTDRAEIDAVVITGTFYGDPRTNWLNERDLPFVSFGRPWGEDDVAQPSHPWVDVDGAAGTRAATEHALAIAGGRIAFLGWPSGSGTGDDRERGWREAMAVAASSGPRYTAVDDVALARDAVAGALAAREADAVVCASDSLAIGVHLAAVDAGIPRLPVIGFDNTPAVEALGISSIEQLPERVALGALELLMGPTGSVVGPHPAGLEHVLVTPQLIVR, encoded by the coding sequence ATGGCGAAGTCACCGACGGTCGAGGACGTGGCGCGTGTCGCGGGGGTGAGCCGCCAGACCGTGTCGAACGTGCTGAACTCACCGGGAATCGTCAAGGGCTCCACCCGCGAGCGGGTCGAGTCGGCGATCGCCGAGCTCGGCTATCGACCTCACGCCGCGGCACGGATGCTGCGCACCCGCCGCAGCTCGACGATCGGCATCCACCTCGATCCGTACGCCGGGGGAGTGTCGGGCGTCGTGCTCGACCGATTCGTCCACGCGCTCACCGAGCGGGCGAGCGAGCGCGGCATGCGGATGCTCGTGTACGCGGCGCGGAGTCCCGAAGAGGAACTCGCGCGGCTTGCCGAACTCACCGATCGCGCCGAGATCGACGCGGTCGTCATCACCGGCACGTTCTACGGCGACCCGCGAACCAACTGGCTCAATGAACGGGATCTGCCGTTCGTCTCGTTCGGGAGACCCTGGGGCGAGGACGATGTCGCACAGCCCTCGCATCCGTGGGTCGACGTCGACGGCGCGGCCGGCACGAGGGCGGCCACCGAACATGCGCTCGCAATTGCGGGCGGTCGCATCGCGTTCCTCGGCTGGCCGTCCGGTTCCGGCACCGGGGACGACCGCGAGCGCGGCTGGCGTGAGGCGATGGCCGTGGCCGCGAGCTCCGGTCCGCGGTACACGGCCGTGGATGACGTCGCCCTGGCCCGCGACGCGGTCGCCGGAGCGCTCGCAGCCCGCGAGGCGGATGCTGTCGTCTGCGCCAGCGATTCGCTCGCGATCGGCGTACATCTCGCGGCAGTGGATGCCGGCATCCCCCGTCTTCCGGTGATCGGCTTCGACAACACCCCTGCGGTCGAGGCGCTCGGCATCAGCAGCATCGAACAGCTGCCGGAGCGTGTCGCCCTGGGCGCCCTCGAACTCCTCATGGGGCCGACCGGCAGCGTCGTCGGGCCTCATCCCGCGGGTCTGGAGCACGTACTGGTGACTCCGCAGCTCATCGTGCGCTGA
- a CDS encoding sugar ABC transporter substrate-binding protein, with translation MTRHTMRAVLGAGALLIAGALTLSGCGGSGFDEPAGTGDASDLTSSDDALTVLIGSSGEAETTAVEDAVAAWSEESGVEATVSVANDLPQQLSQGFAAGSPPDLFYLNPEAMTGYADNGSLKAYGDLLENKDDFYPSLVENFTLDGEFYCAPKDFSTLALIINNDLWTAAGLTEDDIPTTWDELTAVAETLTTEGRVGLAFGAEYERVGTFMAQASGGGLVVDGAAVANSPENVEALDYVKSQLEAGTFAYATTDLGLGWGGEAFGKQAAAMVIEGNWITGAMTNDYPDISYTVAELPAGPAGQGTLQFTNCWGMAADSPNQEAALKLAEYLTATDQQLAFSEAFGPMPSIQSAADAWSEANPDLTAFLTGADYAQFRPTQDGAIEVLADFNAQLEGLKAGDPQEILDSVQANLEAVVG, from the coding sequence ATGACACGGCACACCATGCGCGCCGTCCTCGGCGCTGGCGCGCTCCTCATCGCGGGGGCGCTCACGCTCTCGGGCTGTGGCGGATCGGGGTTCGACGAACCTGCGGGTACCGGCGACGCGAGCGACCTCACCTCATCCGATGACGCCCTCACGGTCCTGATCGGCTCGAGTGGAGAGGCCGAGACGACCGCGGTCGAGGATGCGGTCGCTGCCTGGTCAGAGGAGTCGGGCGTCGAGGCGACCGTCTCGGTGGCCAACGATCTCCCCCAGCAGCTGTCGCAGGGCTTCGCCGCGGGCTCGCCTCCCGATCTCTTCTACCTCAACCCCGAGGCGATGACCGGCTACGCGGACAACGGGTCGCTCAAGGCGTACGGCGACCTCCTCGAGAACAAGGACGACTTCTACCCCTCGCTCGTGGAGAACTTCACCCTCGACGGCGAGTTCTACTGTGCTCCGAAGGACTTCTCGACGCTTGCGCTGATCATCAACAACGATCTGTGGACGGCGGCCGGACTCACCGAGGACGACATCCCGACGACGTGGGACGAGCTCACCGCCGTCGCTGAGACCCTGACCACGGAGGGCAGGGTAGGACTAGCTTTCGGTGCGGAGTACGAGCGCGTCGGAACGTTCATGGCCCAGGCGTCGGGCGGGGGGCTGGTCGTCGACGGGGCAGCCGTCGCCAATAGTCCCGAGAACGTTGAAGCTCTCGACTATGTGAAGTCGCAGCTGGAGGCCGGTACCTTCGCTTACGCCACCACGGACCTCGGCCTGGGGTGGGGCGGCGAGGCGTTCGGCAAGCAAGCCGCGGCGATGGTGATCGAGGGCAACTGGATCACGGGGGCGATGACGAACGACTACCCGGACATCTCCTACACTGTCGCGGAGCTGCCTGCCGGACCCGCGGGCCAAGGCACGTTGCAGTTCACGAACTGCTGGGGCATGGCAGCCGACAGCCCCAACCAGGAAGCCGCTCTCAAACTCGCTGAGTACCTGACGGCGACCGACCAGCAGCTGGCGTTCTCGGAGGCGTTCGGCCCGATGCCTTCGATCCAGTCCGCCGCGGATGCGTGGAGTGAGGCCAACCCCGACCTGACCGCGTTCCTGACCGGCGCGGACTACGCTCAGTTCCGGCCGACGCAGGATGGCGCGATCGAGGTGCTCGCCGACTTCAACGCCCAGCTGGAGGGCCTCAAGGCGGGCGATCCCCAAGAGATCCTCGACTCGGTCCAGGCGAACCTCGAGGCCGTGGTCGGCTGA